One Rhododendron vialii isolate Sample 1 chromosome 2a, ASM3025357v1 genomic region harbors:
- the LOC131317813 gene encoding BTB/POZ domain-containing protein NPY1, producing MKFMKLGSKPDAFHAEGNTVRYVSSELATDVIVNVGEVKFYLHKFPLLSKSNRLHKLVLKAHEEDSEEIHVADFPGGPKAFEICAKFCYGMTVTLNAYNVVAARCGAEYLEMSEDVDRGNLIFKIEVFLNSSIFRSWKDTIIVLQTTKSLLPWSEDLKVIGRCVDSIASKTSVDPSSITWSYTYNRKLSAPDRIVEHGMKIPERVDYVPKDWWVEDICELDIDQYKRVMIAVRSKGRMDGNVIGEALKTYVMRWLPDTIDSFASEVHLMRNKSLVETIICLLPSDRGLGCSCSFLLKLLKFAVLVGVDETPREDLIKRISLKLDEASINDLLILARSSQATIYDVELVQALVDGFMLHEKCCWEAKITGDFVLGHGSWLNVGKLIDGYLGEIARDPNLSLSSFILLSQSIPESARPIHDGLYKAIDIYLKEHPNLTKAERKKICGLMDAKKLTMDASMHAAQNELLPLRVVVQVLYFEQVRAASVVQRREDSNSITNAEEEWDKTLPNECSDSLGKQMSRLKITRDGNVRKNGKLSKKGSKNSLSGVQLLRSRSRRIFDKLFVGGKGNGYGENRSSETSGSSPSPTSMIQGETKSSGSSSRHRRNSVS from the exons ATGAAGTTTATGAAGTTGGGTTCGAAGCCTGATGCGTTTCATGCTGAAGGCAACACAGTCAG GTATGTGTCATCTGAGTTGGCGACAGATGTGATCGTAAACGTTGGGGAAGTGAAGTTCTACCTTCACAAG TTCCCTCTCTTGTCCAAGAGCAATCGCCTGCATAAACTTGTACTGAAAGCCCATGAGGAAGATTCCGAAGAAATTCATGTTGCCGACTTTCCTGGTGGGCCAAAAGCCTTCGAAATTTGTGCGAAATTCTGCTATGGAATGACCGTCACTCTCAATGCGTACAACGTTGTGGCTGCCCGTTGTGGGGCAGAGTACCTTGAGATGTCTGAGGATGTTGATCGAGGAAAcctaattttcaaaattgagGTATTTTTAAATTCCAGTATCTTCCGCAGTTGGAAAGATACCATTATTGTTCTGCAAACTACCAAATCTCTACTTCCATGGTCTGAAGATCTGAAAGTAATTGGGAGATGTGTCGATTCTATTGCGTCTAAAACTTCTGTGGACCCATCAAGTATCACCTGGTCTTACACTTATAACCGGAAGTTATCGGCGCCTGATAGAATAGTCGAACATGGGATGAAAATCCCAGAAAGAGTTGATTATGTTCCCAAGGATTGGTGGGTTGAAGATATATGTGAACTGGATATTGACCAATACAAGCGCGTAATGATTGCCGTGAGATCAAAAGGAAGAATGGATGGGAATGTGATTGGGGAGGCGCTTAAGACTTATGTTATGAGATGGTTACCGGACACCATTGATTCGTTTGCTTCTGAAGTTCATCTCATGAGGAACAAATCTCTGGTCGAAACAATAATTTGCTTATTGCCTTCTGACAGAGGCTTGGGATGTTCTTGTAGTTTCTTGCTCAAGTTATTGAAATTTGCTGTTTTGGTTGGAGTGGATGAGACCCCAAGGGAAGACTTGATAAAGAGGATCAGTTTGAAGTTGGATGAGGCTTCTATTAATGATCTATTGATTCTGGCTCGGTCTTCCCAAGCTACAATATATGACGTGGAACTTGTGCAGGCCCTTGTAGATGGATTTATGTTACATGAGAAATGTTGCTGGGAAGCAAAAATCACTGGCGATTTTGTGTTAGGGCATGGGTCATGGTTGAATGTTGGTAAACTGATTGATGGGTATCTGGGAGAAATTGCTCGTGATCCgaatctttctctctccagttTCATTCTCTTGTCACAGTCAATTCCTGAGTCGGCCAGACCAATTCATGATGGATTGTACAAAGCAATAGACATCTATTTGAAG GAGCACCCAAACTTGACAAAAGCTGAAAGGAAAAAGATTTGTGGGCTTATGGATGCCAAGAAACTGACAATGGACGCATCAATGCACGCAGCACAAAATGAGCTTCTACCTCTTCGAGTCGTGGTACAAGTTCTCTATTTTGAGCAAGTTAGAGCAGCATCCGTGGTTCAAAGACGGGAAGATTCAAACTCCATAACTAACGCCGAAGAAGAGTGGGATAAAACTCTTCCAAACGAGTGCAGTGATTCCCTTGGGAAACAGATGAGTCGGTTAAAGATAACAAGAGATGGGAATGTACGAAAGAATGGGAAGTTAAGTAAGAAGGGTAGCAAAAACAGTCTAAGTGGCGTGCAGTTGTTGCGATCTAGGTCGAGGAGAATCTTTGATAAGCTGTTTGTTGGTGGAAAAGGGAATGGATATGGGGAGAACAGGAGCTCGGAAACGTCTGGTAGTTCTCCTAGCCCTACTTCAATGATTCAGGGGGAGACGAAGTCCTCCGGTTCTTCATCCAGACACCGGAGGAACTCCGTATCGTAG